From the Carya illinoinensis cultivar Pawnee chromosome 4, C.illinoinensisPawnee_v1, whole genome shotgun sequence genome, one window contains:
- the LOC122307159 gene encoding uncharacterized protein LOC122307159, producing MRTPLSPRTLLFFTSYSSPLLGKISHFSSSSHYAFHSVLPGRRHDEESPNVRVSVWWDFENCNLPNGVNVFKVAHSITAAVRANGIKGPVTITAFGDVCQLSRAKQEALSSTGINITHIPNGGKNSADRSLLVDLMYWVSQNPPPAHLFLISGDRDFASILHRLRLNNYNILLASPESTPGVLCSAASIMWHWPSLIRGETLTGKHFNQPPDGPYGSWYGHSKVPLEDPFSVTEQPASQAEVLPEPSPDSNPRPVPKIMTKLIRGILNSHPEGLSIRELRSKLGNTLNIDRDFYGYKKFSLFLLSMPHILKLQSERHGQFVVHGITSKTPEPFQSNPALFTEPASDNGVQDFSATSNSNGELGSVAGGVNGKPSLSPSPESNVKGPPKKVQEPSALGRSVTGVMDDKSAVPSSPELNVEEVQQHSPHEEKGVEQVKNRHLPVVVEQDSATAVEFFKRVWRKYFGRIDGGHMNKSQIIPEKCSTSGVMSEKKGHETSEYGSTVNGSKMAKVDKCVNSTSLDAKPICQLPYSSASNGSAIDSKTATISEAYGNNSSTGPGFFNQMVYWCKFWRSNPNSDILNDQPRDKLDQINSHSEKHSLFSMDSFWSDMESFLSTVHGSVIVSQSRTREQMAQNLRNKGPPALRSLRESDLLHLVDLLISEMKWMEEHPSQTSPFKLTLPFGKSYLVQAHGSNGLSSIFLGTRLQSSEHGERKYQNIPRTGVAPPAVHEEHSVRSRSDILADCQKLVNEILKNYPNGYNMSSFRKIFLERYGYPLDLQKLGHQRLVSLLQIMPGVKIVSTHIFPSSEASSGSGLEIALPDSQENSASHSVANSDSELSDSTKKNDDFDSPWEELGTVADTGSTKNEMESFSMTKTTEQTERRKYPDYEPSISDNDFSDSEGETSLLAGRERHGKRMNDEDSSLLQVLDSWYSTKEGDNRKNELENVDGMIDYSTNGSKLSASSAIGTGSETCTGNSVRRQRPRKNFSFVADSVEVKDKLIDGILGSLKKSGESRMQG from the exons ATGAGAACCCCACTCTCTCCAAGAACCCTCCTCTTCTTCACCTCTTATTCTTCTCCACTGCTTGGGAAAATCTCTCATTTCTCGTCCTCTTCGCATTACGCGTTCCATTCCGTACTTCCGGGGAGACGCCACGACGAGGAGTCCCCGAATGTGAGAGTTTCAGTGTGGTGGGACTTCGAGAATTGCAACTTGCCCAATGGTGTGAACGTCTTCAAGGTCGCCCACTCCATAACCGCGGCGGTTCGGGCCAATGGGATAAAGGGTCCCGTTACCATCACGGCGTTTGGGGACGTTTGCCAGCTCTCGAGGGCGAAGCAGGAGGCGTTGTCCTCGACTGGGATCAATATCACTCACATCCCCAACG GTGGAAAGAACAGCGCTGATAGGTCTCTTCTTGTAGATCTTATGTATTGGGTTTCTCAAAATCCTCCACCAGCAcatctctttttaatttctgGTGACAGGGACTTTGCTAGCATTTTACACAGGTTAAGATTGAACAACTACAATATATTGCTTGCGAGTCCTGAAAGTACACCTGGTGTTCTTTGTAGTGCTGCAAGTATCATGTGGCATTGGCCTTCCTTGATTAGAGGGGAAACCCTTACTGGGAAGCATTTTAATCAACCCCCAGATGGTCCCTATGGTTCTTGGTATGGCCACTCTAAGGTGCCTCTTGAAGATCCCTTCTCAGTTACTGAGCAACCAGCCTCACAAGCTGAGGTCTTGCCTGAACCTAGTCCAGATTCTAACCCTCGTCCTGTTCCTAAGATAATGACAAAGCTGATTCGTGGTATATTGAATAGTCACCCTGAAGGACTTTCCATTAGAGAACTTCGTTCCAAGTTGGGAAATACTTTGAACATAGACAGAGACTTTTATGGGTATAAAAAGTTTTCCCTCTTTCTTCTATCAATGCCACACATTTTAAAGCTTCAGTCTGAACGTCATGGTCAATTTGTTGTGCATGGTATCACCTCTAAAACCCCTGAACCATTTCAGTCCAATCCAGCCTTGTTCACAGAACCTGCAAGTGATAACGGAGTCCAGGACTTCTCTGCAACTTCAAACTCAAATGGTGAGCTGGGATCTGTTGCTGGAGGTGTAAATGGGAAGCCATCATTGTCTCCATCCCCCGAGTCAAATGTGAAGGGGCCTCCTAAAAAAGTTCAAGAACCTTCTGCACTTGGCAGATCTGTTACAGGAGTGATGGATGATAAGTCAGCAGTGCCCTCATCCCCTGAATTAAACGTTGAGGAGGTGCAACAGCACTCTCCACATGAGGAGAAGGGTGTTGAACAGGTGAAGAACCGTCATTTGCCTGTAGTGGTTGAACAAGATTCTGCAACTGCAGTGGAGTTTTTTAAGAGAGTTTGGAGAAAATATTTTGGCAGAATTGATGGTGGTCACATGAATAAAAGTCAAATCATTCCAGAAAAATGTTCTACTTCTGGTGTTATGTCTGAGAAAAAAGGTCATGAAACTTCTGAATATGGTTCCACTGTTAATGGCTCAAAAATGGCAAAAGTTGACAAATGTGTGAACTCAACAAGCCTGGACGCTAAACCAATATGTCAGCTGCCATATTCTTCTGCCAGTAATGGGTCGGCTATAGACAGCAAAACTGCTACAATTTCTGAAGCTTATGGTAATAACTCAAGCACAGGTCCAGGTTTCTTCAACCAGATGGTATATTGGTGTAAATTTTGGAGAAGTAACCCAAATTCTGATATATTAAATGATCAACCCAGAGATAAACTGGACCAGATAAATAGTCATTCTGAAAAGCATAGCTTATTTTCTATGGATTCTTTTTGGAGTGACATGGAATCCTTTCTGAGCACAGTCCATGGTTCAGTTATTGTCTCCCAGTCAAGGACCAG GGAACAGATGGCACAAAATCTGCGAAATAAAGGGCCTCCAGCTCTTAGATCTCTGCGTGAAAGTGACCTCCTCCATTTGGTAGATTTATTAATATCAGAAATGAAATGGATGGAGGAACACCCCTCTCAGACATCACCTTTCAAACTCACTTTGCCGTTTGGAAAGAGCTATTTGGTTCAAGCTCATGGTTCAAATGGGTTGAGCTCTATCTTTCTGGGCACAAGATTACAGTCATCAGAACACGGagaaagaaaatatcaaaatattcctCGTACTGGAGTTGCTCCACCTGCCGTTCACGAGGAACATTCAGTCAGATCTAGAAGTGATATATTAGCTGATTGTCAGAAGCTCGTGAATGAGATATTAAAGAATTATCCAAATGGGTATAATATGAGCTCCTTCAGAAAAATTTTCCTCGAGAGGTATGGTTATCCTCTTGATTTACAGAAGCTTGGGCATCAAAGGTTGGTATCCCTGTTACAGATAATGCCTGGGGTGAAAATAGTCTCCACTCATATTTTTCCCTCTAGTGAAGCCTCAAGTGGTTCAGGCCTAGAAATTGCCCTTCCTGATAGTCAAGAAAATAGTGCTAGTCATTCAGTTGCAAATTCAGATAGTGAATTGTCTGATTCAACAAAGAAGAATGATGATTTTGACTCTCCATGGGAAGAATTAGGGACTGTTGCTGATACAGGTTCtacaaaaaatgaaatggaaTCTTTTTCAATGACGAAAACTACAGAACAAACAGAAAGGCGAAAATATCCTGATTATGAACCTTCCATCTCTGATAATGACTTTTCTGATTCAGAAGGGGAGACGTCTTTATTAGCTGGACGTGAGAGGCATGGGAAAAGAATGAACGACGAAGATAGCTCCCTACTGCAAGTTCTAGATTCCTGGTACAGCACCAAGGAAGGTGACAATAGAAAGAACGAGTTAGAAAATGTTGATGGCATGATTGATTATTCAACAAACGGTTCAAAGCTATCTGCTTCATCCGCTATTGGAACCGGGAGTGAAACTTGTACAGGAAACTCTGTACGGAGACAAAGACCTCGAAAGAACTTTTCATTTGTTGCTGACTCAGTTGAGGTTAAGGACAAGCTGATTGACGGAATATTGGGTAGCCTGAAGAAATCAGGTGAATCAAGGATGCAGGGCTGA
- the LOC122307160 gene encoding agamous-like MADS-box protein AP1: MGRRRRSMEFISNDKSRMITYHKRKKGLEKKLYEISTLCGIKACMIIYGPRRNGHPCDMATWPENDEDCVRTLVNKFKSNTSSARKRGTQDLSDYFIDRKKNIDKEISRKRMENCRSNMFRTWDERMDYFSYEQLRIAQGFLDTKIEAVQRKIDMLKAADNNSYAMNIDAALEITGNSNVFGSIPSDFPNYTDQGMIQRINVGLDQASDLLPMPKSCVKSLDDHNGLQWPDFYSSYDQGDHSSLLPFCINPLADPMKVVKVDEACSSHGNMSISTMIQYSPPSYPIYYDLTVGLMENISVNNSLLPPMFNYNPSMQLIPPINVQNPMMQTNLPDDQMHGPPADMNSIYT; encoded by the coding sequence ATGGGGCGCAGAAGAAGAAGCATGGAATTCATAAGCAACGACAAGTCCCGAATGATAACCTATCATAAGAGAAAAAAGGGTTTGGAGAAGAAGCTTTACGAGATCTCCACTCTCTGTGGCATCAAGGCGTGCATGATCATCTACGGTCCCAGACGAAATGGCCATCCCTGCGATATGGCAACCTGGCCTGAAAACGATGAAGATTGCGTCAGAACCTTGGTCAACAAATTCAAGTCCAACACTAGTAGCGCACGTAAGAGAGGAACTCAGGATTTATCTGACTACTTCATTGACCGCAAGAAGAATATTGATAAAGAGATTTCAAGAAAGCGCATGGAAAATTGCAGGAGTAACATGTTTCGGACGTGGGATGAACGTATGGATTATTTCTCTTATGAACAACTAAGGATAGCTCAAGGGTTTCTGGATACGAAGATTGAAGCAGTGCAGAGAAAAATCGACATGTTAAAGGCCGCAGATAACAACTCCTATGCGATGAATATTGATGCAGCATTAGAAATAACGGGCAACTCCAACGTCTTTGGATCAATCCCAAGCGATTTTCCTAACTACACTGATCAGGGCATGATTCAAAGGATTAATGTTGGACTAGATCAGGCTAGTGACCTGCTGCCTATGCCTAAGTCTTGTGTAAAATCACTGGATGATCATAACGGCCTGCAGTGGCCCGATTTCTATTCATCTTATGATCAGGGTGATCATTCCTCTTTGCTTCCGTTTTGTATTAATCCTTTAGCCGATCCGATGAAGGTTGTCAAGGTCGACGAGGCTTGTTCTTCACATGGAAACATGTCTATTAGTACTATGATACAGTATTCTCCCCCGAGCTATCCGATCTATTATGATCTGACTGTTGGATTGATGGAAAATATATCAGTCAACAACTCCTTGTTGCCTCCAATGTTCAATTACAATCCCAGCATGCAGCTGATTCCGCCTATTAATGTACAGAACCCCATGATGCAGACTAATTTACCAGATGATCAAATGCACGGTCCTCCAGCGGATATGAACTCAATCTATACGTAG